Part of the Xenopus laevis strain J_2021 chromosome 2S, Xenopus_laevis_v10.1, whole genome shotgun sequence genome is shown below.
TATATTTCtttgtgtcccccccccccaatttcttTTGAAGTTTTACAGCGACTCTTATTGGATTGGATATTTTGAAGGTAGAAGAGAGCTCGACTGGGTTGCTGGACTGGGAACACACTGGGtttggaatttattttttgtaactaTGGTATGGATTCAGTCAAATCAAGGATTAAAAATAGGCCTTTAAAGTAACTACACAATCTGCTGCTGCTTAAGGGACAATGCCGTATTATAGAAACTGCTCTTATTATATGTTATGTAGCCCATGTTTGGATCCTGAAATCTTTAGTTCACTTTAACTTTCTGTGTGTACAAATCTCCATAAATAGGCATTTTCCATGCCACTTTGGTAGTTTATACTTTTGTTAAATGATTAAAGATTTGGCATCTATAGTAGAGATGAGTGagataaaaagctattttttctcTTATGCATGCAGTAGTTACCATCCTGGTCTCAACACCAAGTTGCCAGAGAGTATTTCCAACTTAGCAATGACAACATCTAAGAACCCTCAAAACCCATTTCACCAGCTTTTGGATCACAGCAATGCATTTCCATGTAGAGAATTCTGAATCAATTGCATTTTAGTCTTACCAACACCTCCATAAAAACAGTGATGAGTAAACAACTagcattatacaaataaatatatatataagatctaatgttccttaaaaaaaatgaCGACTTTGATGCATTTCATATAGGACATTCTGGGcacatttcatttgaaaatataatttaggtGAAAgaaaagtatgtgtgtgtgagctTTTATTCCTTGTCCCTCTGTGCAAGCAACTGTCTTAGCCACTTCCCCTATCATTACACTTTTGAAACCAAGCATTTAGCTTCCTCATGACACAAAAAGTGAAGGAGGAAGTCATTACAATTCACTAAGAGATGGAAATGGAAAGCTACATTAGCTGTTTaaatatcttgaaaaatgttaaatgattAAATGATAAACATTGTTCACTGGTTTAAGCATACAAAACATTCTTTACACCTTTTTGTTTATTGTAATGCTCACTTTGGAGGCCCAAAAGCCAATCCAAAGTGATCTGTGCTCCCTGCAGACAGTTCACAATTGTGCTGTTAGGAAGAATGTTTAAATTCTTATCTACAACGTTGCATGTCTAACATATACATTCTAAAGTCTAGGGCCTGGTATCTTTTCCTCTGTACCTCATCCTATGCTCAGAAACTTTTGGAGACAGCAGAGCCTATTTACATTCCCCATGTAAGAGCTTTGGTACTTGTTTACCCATCACATGCATGTATTGTTTAGTGTGATGGCAACTGCAAGGCCATCCTGTACCTAGAGAGGCAGTAAGAATAGGGTTCTCTATCACCATGCACCTGATGTGGAAGTTAGGAGGTGGGAGGGAGAGGGCATGTCTATGTGCCTCCCTCTGCCTGCTCTTCACATGCATACATCACTGCCTGTTTTGTGGTGGGCTGATAATAGTGtgttgctccccccccccctgcaaaaaaagtaCAGAGGGGCCCGGCGCACATGGATTCTTTCTTGTGCTTCTACCACCTTCTTAACACTCAAGTGTGTGCACTGCCTGCTGCAAAAAACAGGGGTTAATATTTTCGGTAGTGTTGCTATAGAGGTAGCGGGAaactgcttcctctattgttaagCCACTGTTATGTAAGTGGAAGTTAGGCATTACGTACACCAGAAATCAGGTTTTGGActacttttaaaagtcataatcaAACAGAAACAGCAAAAGGCACTGTAAATACGTAGAGTTATCATATAACCATCTGGCCGAGTATTTATTAAGAACtgcttaataaaaatgaataagaaaataaatatagtatttagTATTTCAAATTACCATGACATGTGCCGCTTATAAACATTTTAACAGGCCTAGAGATTGTTGTTGCTAAGGAAGTGGTCTTTCGACCAATGCTTAAATTAGACACTTGCAGTTATGTGGGTTGGAGACATCAGATACATTTCTAAAGACTAAGTCAAACTATATATGTAGGTTTACAGCCATAACTATATTACTAAGCCCTACTAAATATAAATGATGCATGTGCAGCTTTGTAAAAACTACCATAAACAATGTGTCATACTGCATACTATGACATTTTGTATAATAGCAAAATGTGTTAGGTTTTTTAGTTTCTGCAGTTTATGTGAAGGCTGGTAAATGTAAAAATCCCTATACATCAtcaaatactgcagaaaaatgTCTTAAAACAGATTTAACTCCATTTTCACAATACTTATGCTCTGCCAAATGCAAAGTTAAATAATTCAGTAATATAGATGAGCTTAGTCATAAATTCCTGTGGTAAGTAGACATTTTAGTTAAAGAATGTTACATTTCATAGCAGCAGCCAGATGGATAATATGGTAAACTAAACTTCTTCCTAAGAAACATATGCAAAGGAATGGTACATAAATGTCATGAATATGTATTACCTAGGGCTACAACAAGCACAACAGATAGTTAACGGCTTTGTTtggacaacagaaaaaaaatttcagatcACAACAGAGCTAAAAAAGTATATCTGCATAAGAGAAATATTCTGATGGTATAGACCGGACAAATGTACCGTTATGCATTTCAAATGCAGAAAAGGTTATTTGGTGTATGCTTTTCACTTCTGAATTTTTATTAAGTGTTTACCCACACATCTAGTTTTCAGGTGATGGCAACATAGCACCCAAAAATACCTCAGTAACACAATCAATTGCGTATGTAATTGAGTTTTACGAGCAGCCCAGCATAGAGGTATTTCCAGGCAACTTCCTGTGGTTGACAAAGCAgcccatgtgccatcaccctaattATATTAGGTGTGAATGTGGATGTAGCTCAAGGAGATTATTACAATATTTGGAAGGTAGAAAAcaattaaattataatgtataagctttattattattataacatacaGTACTAACTCAGCAAGAGTTCCATACCTGCTTCTTACATCAATGCTCCATTGAACAGAAACTACTGTGCTGCAAGCACAGCATTGTTCTTAGCCTTGCAGGGAAATCTAATCAAACCACAAATACTTTCCAAAGCAGAACAGAAGTATATACAGGATAGATAGGTATCAAGACACACATTCCTTAGAATTGATTACAGGGCCAATTGTATTCCAGAAATAAGACAGGAAGGACTAGTCTGTTAACAGTAATTTGGCTCAAAGTTTGCTATAGCTGTTTTACCATACTATCCCTGCAATGCAATAGTGTGTTAATAGAAGTTCTATAAGATAAAGTAGTCATACAACTGACTGGAGGCAATTCTTTACCAGAGAACAGTTCTGGCAATTTACAGACAAATCTTAGTGATCCAGGTGAACAAGAATCCATAAATCTGCCAAGTGTTGAGTGGTTTATCTGTCTAGATAAGGAACAACATTTTCAAGGTTTGCACTATTCTGTTGACATGCAAATGCTTCCAGCATGCCAAGAGGTGCCTGCCAAAGATGACCAGGAATAATTAAGACatgtcaactaaaaaaaaaaaagaaaaaaaaagtgttttctgttTGAATATAACCCCTATTTCCAGCTACATACACCTAAAAACTATATAGGCCACAATGAAAGATTGGCTTGTCTGAGATCAGTTAAAAGCATTCGTAACTAATGTATATGTAGCACTATACAAGTCATGAAATAATGGTGTACTGCCTTCCAGCATCAACTGTTCAATTAAAGGAACTGAAACTTTGGTTTTTGCAAGCACAACCTGTTGGGCATATTCATAGTTAAAACTAAAATCATGCTACACCATGTAATCTTGGGATAAACATGCCTAGTGAATATATAGctgcaaacaatacaaaaaaaaaaaagtgcaagccGATTTCAGAAGAGCTGATGGCTTAAAAGCAGGAGTAAGAACAGTTATATGGATGTCTTACAAAAGTGGCTCATTTATGAGCAAAGGGAACAAGATGGCATCCAGCTTTCAGTTTTGATTAGGCACGTGCATTTGAGGCAAGTGAAAGCAAAATACTGCCCATCAACCTGACAAATTAAAggcgattggttgctataaagtTAGTGCACTTGAAACTATAATTACTATAATTTAACTAAaactactttattttatcttgCTATCCTAGTTTGGCAACTGCCTTCCATATAACACTAATCATGCAGAACTCTTGGGTAAGAAgcatttgctaaatatttttgcAGCATTGTATACCGAATTTAATACGCTTAACTCAAGCCAGTTCAGCATGAAACATAAGTGGCCCTAAACTGGCGTCACACCAACCTGTTTTAGAATGAACTCCGTggccagagagaaaaaaaaaaatggcatttgcaGTAATAAAAGCTAATGTACTTTAGCTACACCAAATAGCAAAAAAGCACTCCCTCAAGCTAAAGCATTTTTGTTACACAATACCCTGTAGCCTTGGCGGAGCACTTTGAACGATACACATTAGCCCAGACCATTGCCCACTACATTTCAGTGCCCAAACCATTAGCAGCATAAACAATTACTTTAGCTAGTAAATTAATGCACCCTACTGTACCTGGAAAGGTTTTTGTTGTCCACACTTGGTGAccgctttccaaaaaaaaaaaaatattcctaaaTAGGCACTTTATAATGAAAAACTAGTGCAGGGTTAAAGCAGATATATGATATGGACTTTGCTCTATATTTaggttataaaaatatatgtaataagcCTTCAATAAATATGGTGAATTGTGCAACTACAGAAATACAAGCATGGCAGCAGGATTAATAGTAAGGGATATtgccaaaatgtatatttataaattgcTTTATACATTATAAAGGGCCATATTTAATTTCCAAGACCATCCTAGCAAAAATGCACCACTGGAAGAGAATGCATAACAGACCACACCCagctataaaataaattaacttaCAAAGGAAGGATTTCAGGCAACTGAACTACTACAAGCCTAATGTGGGTGGTCACTATAATAGGATGATGAAGGGCTACTATATATCTAGGGGATGGCGGTAGagaagaggaaaaaataaaaataaagtaccaATAGCTTCTGTGCTGCCAAATCCCACACTTCATCCAGAAAAACCGCCACAAGTCaaactaatgttttattattttttttatttgcatattaaaaaaaattgtgcattccAATAATTCAATTCATTTTGAACAAATAAAATGGCACTCGATTTGACCGTATTTTACAGCTCGCTGGACCTTGGTGCAGCTTTCATTCCACCCACATCAGAGCATGTTACTTTGGTTCTGTTATTTCCACACTTGTTCTCCTTAGATAATCATGCAAGATCTTTCAATGTCACCAGAATCAAAGCCAGCCAGGCAGATGGAAAGGCAGCGCCTTCATTCCGTTTTCAGTAGTTCTTATTCCTTTCTTTAAGTGTAACAGGGCAGCACAGAACATGTTCTAATTCTTTGTATTTGAGTTATTTCTTACAAAGTTAAACAGCTAAAAGTAAAATAAGAAGGCAATGCTTGTGGAATGTACAGTGCATATCGGGGTGATGGGGATTCATTATGACTCAGTTGATTGCTTCTCTTGCTCAATTGCTACAGAAGAGAAGAAAACACAAAATtagcttaaaatgaaaaatattaaataaaaaaaaactgtctgaAGGAAAAAGGTTATATCAAGAAAAACTAGTGTCTACCCCATATAGAATGCATAAGGGTCACGGACTATAGAAGTTTTTTCTAGAACATTGGAAGGAGGATGTTTGATTTTAGACTTAATTTATAAAATGCTGGTTTAAGATTACTTACTTTCTTTTGATGGGAGTGGGTTCTTTTCTTGTGTTTCTGTCTTCTTCAGTTTGGCCTTATCGAATTTCTCAATCTCAGCCATATCTGGTTTGTCAGACATTTTGTGGTATGTTctgaacaaaagaaaagaaaaaaaaaatgaaatagcgCCACCATCCTTGCTacgaaagggggaaaaaagtgtCACTTGCTATTCAGTCAATGATTGCCACACCCTCTTAGACTGACTAGGTCTGATTAGGCTTGGCTAGGATAAAGTGAATGCaaaaggaattattattattcactttgatttttagatttgaaaaaGCCTTAAATCCAACTTGTGTTATATTGATATTAATGCCATGAGACAGCCTGTGGTATAGTGAGGGGTTCAAAAATCTGATCTAGAGACTGGAAGGAATACATCATGCTAATGAGGGGGTGAATAACCAGGAGAGCTGGGGGTGCCTCTCTCTTTGGCTGCCAGATGAAGTCACTGCATTCTTCTCTTACAAAGAGCTGCAGTACAAGCCCAAGGAGCCTTAACCACCGCCCTATTCTGCCTCAACCCACACTAACCCCTTTCTCCCCCCATCCATCCCTATAGAACATGCACTGGAGAAAGAATTCGCCATCAGCAAGACAACAGAATACCCTTATCTTAGATATTAGATGGGCTGCACCATTAATCCAGAACAAGACATTAAGAGCACTGCAAGGGCACAATTAAATCAGATCTTCCATGAGTTTAAACCCAATTATCTGCATCATAGTCTTGGGTCAGTGGGGTATATTCAATGTTCAATGTTAACTACAAACGCAAGAtaaaaagggatgctgggatttgtagttcagcattTGGTCAGCCTTAAGCagataaaacattaaaactttgcattttaaagaCGAGAGAACCAGTCATCGCACCCCTCCAATAAgcaattgcatatgcaaatacagAGGTTAAAGCTTCCACTGCAATCACAATAGGCTCAAATAGCTGGGCAAGGAGATTCAACACGGGAAGGATGGCACAGATTAACGAGGCTACCGACAAGGTCACAACCGTAAGGACATTAACGAAGCCAAAGATTAggagaaaaataaaagcatttaccAGAGAGTCAGCCCGCACAAGCGTCAAAGATCCTTTCAGAAGCAGTCGCGAATGTGAGGGGGCGAAGGAGTGCACCCGCCCTTATATCAGCTCCTGTATGCAGATAGCGCTGACGTCACTTAACTCCTTCCCTCCCAATTGCTACGTCTTATAGCAATTAGAATATTTGTGGGTAAGAACTGTTACTGTTCGAAggctattttatgttttttttataagtatatgtattattttgttaaataatcaGTTGTAAAAGATAGCAGCGCGAAAACCTAGTCCCTGAGAGAAAATGTGACGGCGCAAAGGCAGCGAACAACGCACTTGTCTTCTGTGTCATAAACGTCTGTTTTATTATCAGAATTATCAACGTTATTCATCGCTAGTTTTGTGTCTTCATCTTTGGCGAGGGGTGAAAGGTGGGGGAGTGGCGCCATAGAAAGGCCTTGCACACTTCCAGGGCTGCCATGAGCTCGAAGCTTTGTGCAGCTTTCATGACGTGATAAAAGAAATAAATGCATACCTTTTATtcagtattaaatgtattatggctttttttttttttgcagtggcaGATGCTTTGTACATTGAGCAGCTTCCCCAACGACTTTGCACAGAAAGGAGAAGAGCTTTtttatctttctctttttctcctgCCTGCACAGTGCACACAGTCATGTTGTTTTGCTCGAAGTACTACAACTATGAATATGTGTGCCAGGGTAAGATGGTTTATTATCCCGAGAGCCGCGTGTAATCACCAGGGTCAGATTAACACCCgctgtcgttcgtcgcccccCGTCCctcatcattgggactggagcaatggggattggtgcactggagatttaaaaatctattgtatctcctgctcatccccagtgtttctgaaccaatgtgggtgttgttgtaaaatcctgctgccctaggcccaggccttggtggcctcaccacaaatccgtgGCCTGGTAATCAATGCTTATTTACCCAAACTTTGTGCCTGCTGGACAGCTCGGTCAAATTAAAGAGTTACTTAGCAGCTCGTTCATGTAGTGCTCTAGAAAGGCATGATGTGGTAAAGCAGCAGGAAATGTGATTTCCGGAATTCGCCTAAACTGTCAGCTTCTCAGGCCTATAACTGCTTAGTGCTCAAGCACCTAAAATAACCATGATAGTTTTGTCTCTTCCTTGTATCTGTTCTTCGGCTACAAACGACTCGAGTATCACATCAAGTAGGAGAGTGgctttaacaataaaaatagcCCTGCATGTGCAATGTGCCAGCTTTCTTATTCTAGTCAGATTTCATGAATAAAGATAACGCATGAGCCCTTTCTGTTTGCTGTTTCCCAAAAGGTATTTAGTGATTACTGCCAGGAAGCACTCAGCAAAGCAATTCCATAAATATTAGTCTCCTCCAGCAGACGGATAGGGATAAAAGGACACTGAGCATCAGTTTAGGCGTGGCCAGCATGAAAGATGATGCCAGCAGCACGAGAAAGGCCTATAGAACTGGAGAGAAAGGGAAACATGTAGGAGGATTTGTTTAAGTTGCTTTCTGTAAGCTCTCAGGAACAATACAATCTGAATCTTTCTTGATCCTCCTACAACTTCTTGATATCCACTGGGCATCAATTACAGAATTGATCTGGTTCTGTCTGTTGTTCACTGTTTGAATATACTATGTGAATGGCCACCAGGAGCCCCACCTTAAGCAGTCAGTGGTGTCTGAGGAACTACCATTCACAGTGGCTTTGTGTCATTTGAATTTACTTCCTTTCTTTGTAAAGATGAAGGAACTCACCTATGTGGCTTTGTGCACATTTCAGTGATGATTTGTCAAAACTTTGTGTTTACAGATGCCAGCTTAAAGAAGAACTGTCACCGCTTATAATTGttaccctttatttatacagtgccaacaTATTCGGCAGCacttttatagagattatacagaaTGCTGATATAAGGAGAATAGGAGACCATACAAACTGCTTGTAGGTAGTGCTCTGGCTGAATATGAAACCCAGAACTCCAGCATTGCGAGGCTGCAGTGCTACACTGTACCCCCCAAACATGAACCTCTCTATTACCCTTCAGTTCAAATACGCAAGTGCACAGGCAATTATTTGCAGCactagttttaattaaaaaaaaactttcctcctCAAGTATTTAAAgagttgcaggggggggggcacacctTACATCATCAGaattgtctcctttaaaggaaaactatacccccaaaatgaacacttaagcaacagatagttcatatcatattaagtggcatattaaagaatcttaccaaactggaatatatatttaagtaaatattgcccttttacatctctgcctcagagatcacctgaccagaaatactacaactctaactgtaacaggaagaagtgtggaagcaaaagacacggctctgtctgttaattggcttatgtgacctaacatgtatggtttgttggtatatttgtgagtacagtgaatcctacgatcccagggggcggcccttattttttaaaatggcaattttcgaattatgattacccaatggcacatactactagaaaagtatattattatgaaaatggtttatttacatcaagcaggattttacatatgagctgttttatgcaatatctttctatagagacctacattgtttgggggggtatagttttcctttaaccagctTGACAGTTCAGTGATAAAGGATACAATGGGATctgcttgaaaaaagtctgtGGGCCCCAGACCTGACCTCAAGGGCCCCCACCACCACTGACTGCTGCCTCTGATGATCCCCACACCTCCTCTGCAATAACATCTGTCCCTCCCCTCACAAACCCTACCCAATACACATTACCCCGCAAACTCTTCCTGGTGCATATACCCTCGCCAACTCACACAATGGATCAGGATAGCTTGGCCAACTAGGGTCTAGGGATTTTTTCCTGTATCCTAGTGAGGAAGCCAACCCACTACCTTGCAGTCTGCTCCCCTCTCCTTCCATAGTTACGGCATACATGTCACaccagactagaggaaaagaactttaatttgaagcagcgtaggtgattcttcacagtcaggacagagagtttgtggaatgccctgctggatgttgttgtgatggctgattctgttaatgctttaaaaatggcttggatgatttcttggacaagcacaaTATCATAGGattttgtgatactaaaatctacaattagtatagatattggtatgtgcaatttatgtgagtgtatggagggtcagtgtatgtgtgtgtgtttggatgctgggttttatttagaggggttgaacatgatggactttgttctttttttcaacccaacataaaactatgtaactatgtaatccaGGCCCCCATACATGTAAATGCTATTTTTACTAGTAGGTCAATCTTTAGTTTATTCCTAAGTCTGACTATATGTACGTGGAGACACTGTGTACCAGATGGTCAGTCTCCCCCAGTGTCACAAGTTGGTCCTGTTGAAACAGGTAAATCtcacagaaaaatgaaatctaAACACACATAATAATGATTGCTTTTCTTTAGACATTCTGTTTGACACCCATGCCATGTAAGATCAGAGACTAAATGAATCGTGTTAAGCAGTTCTTTATCCTCTCATCAGCTCATGTCACTATAGTTAGGCTTTATTTAGGGCAAAAGGATTTGCCTAGATTAGAGGTCACATGTCTGATAAATTATATCTACCTGTGCAAAATTAACCCCACAATCAGGattcattttctaacttttaaaaaacGTATTTTTCTCAGCAAAAATGTAGCTTAAGCATCACTATTTCTGATAAAAATAGCAAGTATATGTTTAAACATAGCACCCCTGTATTCTCACACATGTTGACTAACTGGAAAGCTGAGATAACACAGAAATCAGAAattgatttgtttattttaaaaatgtcagtcaTATTTATACAGCAACTGTCATTCTGTAAAACTTACACTTCAAAGCCTGGGTATTTATCTGACTTCACAGCAACCTTTATAATATAGTGATATGATGCAGCCAATATCCTGTTCAGGGTGTGGTTTCCTCTGTTTAAGCAAACAATAAACTTGCAAACCTGTAATGAGGTTCAGTCCCTACCACCATACAAACCGTATAAGTCCTGTTATCAACCTGCACCGCCCTATATGGCCCAGATTAAATGCCTAGGTTTCTTTCAGTACACAGTTTATGTGACAGACCTGCATTTACAGGATTAATCACTGTTGTGCTTAAATTAGAGATTTTCTTAACTGGCCTCTGGTTGCTATTTCCTAAAAAGGCCTAATTAGCATGTTTTGTTACTTTCATCTGGATGTGCTCAAAATTACATCAGATcaattaatgcattttggcaagcACATCTAAATTATAAACCAAAACTGACACTTGTGTTTACAGATATTATAAAATGCATAAACCATATAAGATATAGTCCAACTGTTAAGTgttatccctaataataaaaagttataaCATCCCATTATGTTCTGTAAGGTTTGAATGTACAGTTTTGAATGCAGCAAAGCTACAATTTTGAAGGGGAAGGCAGCCctcaaaatacagtacatatgtcACTTAGCAAAAACAGCCATCAACATTTTCAGTGCCTGtataatatattaatgtataaatgCATGGAGTGCTTAGTATATACTACATTCATTAAGACAATCTCAGGATTACAgtctataattattattattcatattataaagcaccaacatattccacaactcTGTTTGTATACACTAaaaatacagattacatacaggaaaaaaactgatagccaatacaagaggtaaagagggctctGCCCAAAAGAGCTGATAATAATATACCCTTGTTTTGGCAATGAGACATTGGAAGCAAAGTATATATGGAGCACAAAGCCTTACTTCTAGTATTGTTCTATatgatatattaatttaaaaacgtTAGGAATCACCTTTCacgtttttgggtaaaaaaaaccattttatGCGATATTATTTAAGGttatcagtagaaaaaaaaatgttcagtcaACTCTGTATCATCCAAATGACTGCCCTCATCAACCAAAGCCAAAGCTTATTCTCTAAAATGCCATATTCCCTGTATGCATAAATTAATAGAGCATTTCTACTACCTAGATAAAAGCAGTGAGCACCAGATGGAAAATCTGGTGCCAGTGAAGAGCACAGCCAAATCCCGTCTTTACTGTCTGCCCTATTTTGCGCCTCAGAATGATGTGCAAGGAAAAGGTGGGTGTGGAGGAGAGGGCACCTACCTGATAGATTCAAAATGCagtctgcaggtctctgcactcggAAATGGAGTATTTACTTTGCAGcgggcaaagtaaaaaaaaaaaaaaaaaatagccagttGCTGAGTTAAATTATACTTTGTAGTTGCTCTGAAAAACACAGGCCAGAGTCTCTCCTTTCTGTAGAAATGGCACCAGTCACACCTGCCAAAAAATAATAAGGACCAGAAAGACCTCTCTACAAGCTACCAAATTACCTGGTCCTATGCTAGATATGTGAAGTAGGGTCACTTCATTTTCTGGGAAAAATCAGCCTTCCCAGTCAAGTATATTTATTGGGCTGGCAACCCTGATACCAAGTGAATTCATTATCAATGCCTATCCTATTGTTACAGCTCCTGCTCTGGTTCCTGATTTCTTTACATACCAGTCATTGCCCTTGTCTGAAGTAATTGTGATATCATGGTGCACACAGTGTGATATCAGATACAAATAATGCAGCCAGATTAGGTTGGGCAGTTTGATTGACTTCAACCATATGAACAATGCAAATGTGGGTTGAACAGTCACAATACTGTATGGGTGGCCATGTATTGCCACCTTATCTAGGGTCCTCTAATTAACAGAggttttagagcagtgatccccaaccagtggctcgtgagcaacatgttgctcaccaaccccatggatgttgctcccagtggcctcaaagcaggtgcttatttttgaattccaggcttggaggcaagttttggttgcataaaaaacaggtgtacctCCTAAAAgattctcctgtaggctgccagtgaaCATAGGGACtgtcaaatggccaatcacagcccttatttggcatccacagga
Proteins encoded:
- the LOC108709680 gene encoding thymosin beta-4 yields the protein MSDKPDMAEIEKFDKAKLKKTETQEKNPLPSKETIEQEKQSTES